Proteins from a single region of Anaerolineae bacterium:
- a CDS encoding AarF/ABC1/UbiB kinase family protein has protein sequence MSTIIQPATPQPSYHLSHIRYLRIVAFFLWLATQVILLYGIIQPVLGRDLVRRGEERRLRYWSQQFRSLAVALGGVMIKLGQFISSRIDILPPTVTSELADLLDEVPPLPFAAMEPTLRQELGPDWRSRFATLDENAVAAASLGQAYRGQLASGERVVVKIQRPGIADIVYTDLQALNVVARIGMRFSFIRRRANLPLLLEEFARVLWQELDYEHEAANAERFAALFRDDHGVYIPAIYREHTTSRVLTLEDVTAIKLSDYEAIEAAGIDRRIVAQRLLNTYLTMVFVHRFFHADPHPGNIFVYPLPTDGQEYPPGQRPFYLIFVDFGMTAELTPALVAGLRETLIALITRDSRRLVRSYQQLGIILPGADLERIATASDAVFDRVWGLPMAEIAHLDLAIVRDIGREFSDLLFSLPFQVPQDFIYLGRAVGILSGMCTGLDPDFDPWSAIQPFVRQLLAEDGSRAEKKGWADLLTLDTLRALLSPETVGLALAAGRDTLERLVGLPGRLESVLTQLERGELQVQIRPVEGDAVNRQRNALTGRPIGLGLAAGGFALSGALLIIAGETVLGLGGLAMSSLALLALLISNGRQT, from the coding sequence ATGAGCACAATCATTCAGCCAGCAACACCGCAGCCATCGTATCACCTCAGCCACATCCGCTACCTGCGGATTGTGGCGTTTTTCCTGTGGCTGGCGACCCAGGTAATTCTCCTGTACGGGATTATCCAGCCAGTACTGGGCCGCGATCTTGTCCGCCGCGGGGAGGAGCGGCGCCTTCGCTACTGGTCACAGCAGTTCCGAAGCCTGGCGGTAGCTCTGGGCGGGGTGATGATCAAGCTGGGACAATTCATTTCCAGCCGCATCGACATCCTGCCGCCCACCGTCACCAGCGAACTGGCCGATCTCCTCGATGAAGTTCCCCCCCTGCCCTTCGCCGCCATGGAACCCACCCTGCGCCAGGAACTTGGCCCAGACTGGCGGAGCCGCTTCGCCACCCTGGATGAAAACGCGGTAGCCGCTGCATCGCTGGGCCAGGCTTATCGAGGGCAACTGGCCAGCGGCGAACGAGTCGTGGTCAAAATCCAGCGGCCCGGCATCGCCGATATCGTCTATACCGACCTGCAGGCATTGAACGTTGTCGCCCGGATCGGCATGCGCTTTTCCTTCATCCGCCGCCGGGCCAACCTGCCCTTGCTGCTGGAGGAATTCGCCCGCGTGCTGTGGCAGGAACTGGACTACGAACATGAAGCGGCCAATGCCGAACGCTTCGCCGCCCTGTTCCGCGATGATCACGGCGTCTACATCCCGGCAATCTACCGCGAACATACCACCTCCCGCGTCCTGACGCTGGAGGACGTGACCGCGATCAAGCTGAGCGACTACGAAGCCATCGAAGCGGCGGGCATCGACCGCCGTATTGTCGCCCAGCGGCTGCTTAACACTTACCTGACGATGGTGTTCGTCCATCGCTTCTTCCATGCCGACCCACACCCCGGCAATATTTTCGTCTATCCTTTGCCCACCGATGGTCAGGAATATCCGCCGGGACAACGCCCGTTCTACCTGATTTTCGTTGACTTTGGCATGACTGCTGAACTGACCCCGGCCCTGGTTGCCGGGTTGCGCGAGACATTGATCGCCCTGATCACCCGCGACTCGCGGCGGCTGGTGCGCAGCTACCAGCAACTGGGCATCATCCTGCCCGGCGCCGATCTGGAACGTATTGCTACCGCCAGCGACGCCGTCTTCGACCGGGTTTGGGGCTTACCAATGGCCGAGATCGCTCACCTGGATCTGGCGATTGTGCGCGACATTGGTCGGGAGTTCAGCGATCTGTTGTTCAGCCTACCCTTTCAGGTGCCCCAGGACTTTATCTACCTGGGGCGTGCAGTGGGCATCCTGAGCGGCATGTGTACCGGCCTGGACCCAGACTTCGACCCCTGGAGTGCCATCCAGCCATTTGTGCGGCAACTGCTGGCCGAGGACGGTTCCCGCGCAGAAAAGAAGGGCTGGGCAGACTTGCTAACGCTGGACACGTTGCGTGCCCTACTCTCCCCGGAGACAGTGGGCCTGGCCCTGGCCGCCGGGCGGGATACCCTAGAACGCCTCGTTGGTCTGCCGGGGCGGTTGGAAAGTGTGCTGACACAACTTGAACGAGGGGAATTGCAGGTTCAGATTCGTCCGGTGGAAGGTGATGCGGTCAACCGTCAGCGCAACGCCCTGACCGGCCGACCGATCGGACTGGGGCTGGCTGCCGGGGGTTTTGCCCTGTCTGGCGCACTGCTGATCATCGCCGGGGAGACGGTGTTGGGATTGGGTGGGCTGGCAATGAGCAGCCTGGCATTGCTGGCCCTGTTGATCAGCAACGGACGCCAAACCTAA